From one Amaranthus tricolor cultivar Red isolate AtriRed21 chromosome 17, ASM2621246v1, whole genome shotgun sequence genomic stretch:
- the LOC130804052 gene encoding uncharacterized protein LOC130804052 isoform X2 — protein MENGWQRKCDMKFPCSTSRVTSTLEQIQLQEGRNQMNMNLSNSILPRDAREQGPLSPLMKQPPASNTLNFGSCNQNQTETGSLFRSLLSLPPALSKHDSHRNLPTHSSGGICIPDASAQCNAGTMPNWSLVPTSASFNAGTRVDGYPNFPSRPGLNPKHGSNCGLGPSDELDALRGLITHAGSRIEYGINTCLPKGVACASSITPAGLRTENGSNTYLPKVVACAPSSCSTALDTSLQIPSVNMKHNSAVNECPRVFCLGASGNLLLSSTGLFGIRCSCHGLHMSVAKFCEHSGLSDVNPGYTVRLDGGESIAQWRKVYLQKFGIRAPGDHRGWDWPEEVLATSGFTNSSMTVTDRRKVFDLSSLFNSSAESVNSTQPWNNVSTKTPRPRQECSNQVSKVAQSKSGFGHCSMGISRTNLNSMTVNPICPTSRIVPPLLPSGKEGSGNDVQAKSFNLDLAQENSFTSFQNLQSVDFRANNTMKDDTILHGSTIPSSIELKLGQPSQRSLGPGSAVLSAGKPQTTVQEKLTHNSNAKVIEQSKPHIFCHSIPAISKTKEPIQTGPLHASTSFQADSRNNMMTCTNGVAPGKHSKNGLDNKFAISVQFPPSNTLAGGSSYNKEVGSRMPNSNSIHPWVLHSQTHVDRSVLIDFACNENSSIRPFDINKSAFPNNENRNTDAASGCQDSIIGSESGHRLYGNTRNGTFNPSASALPSVKFNPLVMANGLSGVSGASNHIRNAFDLPNKVERDHSCNKTKNSSSSYRVTPTAQETSTGFSQVPEVKALGHGSASFREDVETLKHISDESLRLLALRNIDRSVKGKTMDSSLVFSPQTSNKKQLSKKYETADLTAKDIFLNQGPFEGQWHGRPFPVGHIVSPSLLDADHKEGAHLDAVTQEIELFSDLAGKNEDQCNSRSQKQPSPSVERQENMRCDCKTVERCYKGSCSHMSDKFMCNDAKVYLKREPDCNHNSTMHGLKKQTSIEVVETPKCSSRFANGCVSSEVLTFVDSYQKGKNQILKPDCRSSQWVDVPSKANTVSKMRSSDAQIHLFDAREKSAVNMTGLAVKGNSEVNQETELLKRKELSDIPSDSRGKSVTNVIGFAAKGTPESNRAAEMLKVKELSDNSSKCSAPAVTQASNEINTIDSSTVDVGQTLYGNSQIADQGSAILRSCSSVEAVDSVRSSQYVCDGKTRSSEEKNLTMFGNVACHVAMEELEQTQSKSKELQKFTVSGGSSGEVFSMTQNENGSKLKKRKCITKWKMLGASCTVSDISLLPYESRVCAASAADHHAATSEDFQIPLQPTFYLSKMLNVNSNSYSLKQRKKSKFSVKKLSRKRDLNGIYDIVEGEPRSWDSLKGYDDAIHIPEISTVKKLKQAKFAEAAGKQMKGTAGKGYWMHTSIYDGILKCSSKGFQKAKPIACGKYGIICDQELDIDQLKPPKIVPLSQVLKASKKSAKFDKKSRTRSTRKKNKNHFSDCRKGLDVSHSLHQAEGSQSYNILSCQGTHQTHQDSTHIDDTFGTEEIGINESKRNLSSSACRPQSKTKEIRMRSLYELSMRGNKFISADTSRSLNVMFAPSAACELEMVHQDDNAGIEASNRRSSRKLHYSSVVSKAAELCCVCGVSNRDDANCLLECGHCSIRIHQACYGISRVPKGDWFCRPCRTNSKDVACVLCGYGGGAMTRAFGSRHMVKGLLKAWDIRTEPHIMNMGSAEALYVPAKMELQNNLESATHQLRPSIKPVVHNSIISGLFDPTVKQWVHMVCGLWTPGTRCPNVDTMSAFDVSGLSHLKEHMGCYICKRAGGSCIQCRVETCYTHFHPWCAHQKGLLQSEVEGVESDKVGFYGRCMLHANSIACHSKNDADTNKSNSNIEREDEPTCAREKDYQVKQWGIRGHYSSYQRSGKSGCFVTQVQLDAWSYINRHKLRMIRQPKSSVTDVDHDYRKEYTRFKQAKGWKHLVVYKSGIHALGLYTSQFIQHGAMVVEYIGEIVGPRVADKREAEYLSGKKLQYKSACYFFRIDKEQIIDATCKGGIARFVNHSCQPNCVAKVLTVRGEKKVVFFAQRDINPGEEITYDYHFNHEDEGKKIPCFCNSKNCRRYLN, from the exons ATGGAGAATGGGTGGCAAAGGAAATGTGATATGAAATTTCCATGTTCAACTTCAAGGGTCACTTCCACTTTGGAGCAGATTCAGCTTCAAGAGGGTAGGAATCag ATGAATATGAACCTAAGTAACAGTATTCTTCCTCGTGATGCACGAGAACAAGGACCACTGTCTCCACTAATGAAACAACCACCTGCTTCCAATACATTGAATTTTGGTTCATGCAATCAAAACCAAACTGAAACCGGAAGTTTGTTCCGCTCTCTACTGTCACTTCCACCTGCTTTATCAAAACATGATTCCCACAGAAATTTACCCACACATTCTTCTGGTGGCATTTGCATTCCAGATGCTTCTGCACAGTGCAATGCTGGCACCATGCCAAATTGGTCATTGGTGCCCACTAGTGCAAGCTTTAATGCTGGTACTAGAGTGGATGGGTATCCTAATTTTCCATCTAGACCTGGTTTGAACCCCAAGCATGGTAGTAATTGTGGCCTTGGTCCAAGTGATGAACTCGATGCTCTGAGGGGACTCATCACTCATGCTGGTTCCAGGATTGAATATGGGATCAACACTTGTTTGCCGAAGGGGGTAGCTTGCGCTTCAAGCATTACTCCTGCAGGTCTCAGGACTGAAAATGGGAGCAATACTTATTTGCCAAAGGTGGTAGCTTGTGCTCCTTCAAGCTGCAGTACTGCGCTGGATACGTCTTTGCAAATACCGTCTGTCAATATGAAACATAATTCAGCTGTAAATGAATGTCCTCGTGTCTTTTGCCTGGGTGCAA GTGGAAATTTACTCCTCAGCAGCACAGGACTTTTTGGTATTCGCTGCTCATGTCATGGTTTGCACATGTCAGTGGCTAAATTCTGTGAG CATTCAGGGTTATCTGATGTTAATCCTGGATATACGGTACGCCTGGATGGTGGGGAGAGTATTGCTCAATGGCGTAAAGTGTACCTCCAAAAGTTCGGG ATTAGGGCTCCAGGGGATCATAGAGGATGGGACTGGCCGGAAGAAGTGTTAGCAACTTCTGGGTTCACAAATAGCAGCATGACTGTTACTGACAGGAGGAAGGTTTTTGACTTGTCTAGTCTGTTTAATTCATCTGCAGAATCAGTAAATTCTACACAGCCTTGGAACAATGTGTCCACAAAAACACCTCGACCAAGACAGGAATGTTCTAATCAGGTGTCAAAAGTTGCTCAATCCAAAAGTGGTTTTGGCCACTGCAGCATGGGAATCTCTAGAACAAACTTAAACAGTATGACCGTAAATCCCATTTGCCCTACTTCTAGAATTGTTCCGCCTTTATTGCCTAGTGGCAAAGAAGGATCAGGGAATGATGTTCAGGCAAAGTCCTTCAACTTAGATCTCGCACAGGAGAATTCGTTTACTTCTTTTCAGAACTTACAGAGTGTTGACTTCAGGGCGAACAATACCATGAAGGATGACACTATTCTGCATGGAAGTACGATTCCTTCTAGCATTGAGTTGAAGCTTGGACAGCCATCTCAGCGGAGTTTGGGTCCAGGATCTGCCGTGCTATCAGCTGGCAAACCTCAAACTACTGTCCAGGAGAAGCTGACTCACAACT CAAATGCTAAGGTCATTGAACAAAGTAAGCCGCACATTTTTTGTCACTCTATACCTGCTATCAGCAAAACAAAAGAACCAATCCAAACAGGCCCTCTGCATGCATCAACTTCATTTCAGGCAGATTCCCGTAATAATATGATGACGTGTACAAATGGTGTGGCTCCTGGGAAACACTCGAAAAATGGGCTGGATAATAAATTTGCAATTTCAGTGCAGTTCCCCCCTTCTAATACTTTAGCAGGAGGGAGTTCATATAATAAGGAAGTGGGTTCTAGGATGCCGAACAGCAATTCAATTCATCCCTGGGTGCTTCATAGCCAAACTCATGTGGATAGGTCTGTATTAATAGACTTCGCTTGTAATGAAAATTCTTCAATCAGACCTTTCGACATCAATAAATCAGCTTTTCCAAATAATGAGAACAGAAACACAGATGCTGCAAGTGGTTGTCAGGATTCGATTATTGGAAGTGAATCTGGCCATAGGCTTTATGGTAACACCAGAAATGGAACGTTTAATCCTAGTGCTAGTGCATTGCCATCTGTGAAATTTAATCCACTTGTGATGGCAAACGGGTTGTCTGGTGTCTCTGGTGCTTCAAACCATATTAGAAATGCatttgatttgccaaacaaagTTGAACGAGATCATTCATGCAATAAAACGAAAAATTCATCCTCGAGTTATAGAGTAACTCCTACCGCGCAGGAAACTTCCACGGGATTCTCCCAAGTGCCTGAAGTCAAGGCTCTTGGTCATGGTTCTGCTTCTTTTAGAGAAGATGTTGAAACTTTAAAGCATATATCAGACGAGAGTTTGAGGCTTCTTGCTTTGAGGAACATAGACAGATCAGTTAAGGGAAAGACGATGGATTCTTCTCTTGTATTTAGTCCACAAACATCTAATAAAAAACAACTAAGCAAGAAGTACGAGACAGCTGATTTGACTGCAAAGGATATATTTCTCAATCAAGGGCCTTTTGAAGGACAGTGGCATGGTCGTCCATTTCCTGTTGGGCACATCGTCTCACCATCATTACTTGATGCTGATCATAAAGAAG GTGCTCATTTGGATGCTGTTACTCAAGAGATTGAATTATTTTCCGATTTAGCTGGCAAAAATGAAGATCAATGTAATTCACGGTCACAGAAACAGCCTTCACCGAg TGTTGAAAGACAAGAAAACATGAGATGTGATTGTAAAACAGTGGAAAGATGCTATAAAGGATCATGTTCTCATATGTCAGACAAGTTCATGTGCAATGACGCGAAAGTATATTTGAAGAGAGAGCCGGACTGCAATCATAATAGCACTATGCATGGATTAAAGAAGCAAACAAGCATTGAAGTTGTGGAAACCCCTAAATGTAGCTCTAGATTTGCTAATGGCTGTGTCTCTAGTGAAGTTTTGACCTTTGTAGACAGCTACCAAAAGGGGAAGAATCAGATTTTAAAACCTGACTGCAGAAGTTCTCAGTGGGTAGATGTTCCTTCCAAGGCTAATACAGTTTCCAAAATGAGAAGCTCAGATGCACAGATTCATTTATTTGATGCTAGGGAAAAATCTGCAGTTAACATGACTGGGCTTGCCGTTAAAGGCAATTCTGAAGTGAACCAGGAAACTGAGTTGCTGAAAAGGAAAGAATTATCAGACATTCCCTCTGATTCTAGGGGAAAATCTGTAACAAATGTGATAGGTTTTGCTGCTAAAGGCACTCCCGAATCGAACCGCGCAGCTGAGATGCTGAAAGTAAAAGAATTATCGGACAATTCCTCTAAATGTTCTGCACCAGCTGTTACTCAAGCATCTAATGAAATCAATACAATTGACTCTTCTACTGTTGATGTGGGTCAAACTTTATACGGTAACAGCCAAATAGCCGATCAAGGATCTGCTATCTTGAGAAGCTGTTCATCTGTTGAAGCAGTCGATAGTGTTAGAAGTTCACAATATGTTTGTGATGGTAAGACTAGATCTTctgaagaaaaaaatttgaCGATGTTTGGTAATGTAGCTTGTCATGTTGCCATGGAAGAACTTGAGCAAACACAGTCAAAATCTAAGGAGTTACAAAAATTCACTGTTTCTGGAGGTAGTTCTGGTGAAGTCTTTAGTATGACTCAGAATGAGAATGGATCTAAGCTCAAAAAGAGAAAGTGTATAACAAAATGGAAAATGCTGGGAGCCTCATGTACCGTCTCAGATATTTCTCTGTTACCCTATGAATCTCGAGTTTGTGCTGCTAGTGCCGCCGATCACCATGCTGCTACTTCTGAAGACTTTCAAATTCCTCTTCAACCTACTTTTTATTTATCTAAAATGCTGAATGTCAATTCGAATTCTTACAGTCTCAAACAAAGGAAGAAATCCAAATTTTCGGTCAAAAAGCTTTCTCGTAAAAGAGATTTAAATGGCATATATGACATCGTGGAGGGTGAACCTAGAAGTTGGGATTCGTTGAAGGGATATGATGATGCCATTCACATTCCAGAAATTTCTACTGTCAAAAAGTTAAAACAGGCGAAGTTTGCTGAAGCGGCTGGGAAACAGATGAAGGGTACTGCTGGTAAGGGATATTGGATGCACACTTCAATTTATGATGGAATTTTGAAGTGCAGTTCGAAGGGCTTCCAAAAAGCAAAGCCTATAGCTTGCGGAAAGTATGGTATTATATGTGACCAGGAATTAGATATTGACCAATTAAAGCCACCTAAGATAGTTCCTCTGAGTCAGGTTCTAAAAGCTTCCAAAAAATCTGCCAAGTTTGATAAAAAGTCTCGAACGCGTTCAACCAGGAAGAAGAATAAAAACCATTTTAGTGATTGTAGAAAAGGCCTTGATGTGTCGCACAGTTTACATCAAGCTGAGGGTAGCCAATCTTATAACATTCTGTCATGTCAGGGGACTCACCAAACGCACCAGGATAGTACACATATTGATGATACTTTTGGGACGGAAGAAATTGGAATCAATGAAAGCAAAAGAAACCTTAGTAGTTCAGCCTGTCGTCCACAATCAAAGACCAAGGAAATTCGTATGCGCAGCCTTTATGAGTTATCAATGAGAG GAAATAAATTCATATCTGCTGATACCAGTCGTTCACTGAATGTAATGTTTGCACCATCAGCAGCATGTGAATTGGAAATGGTCCATCAAGATGATAATGCTGGAATTGAAGCTTCTAACAGAAG GTCTTCTAGAAAGCTTCACTATAGTTCTGTTGTGTCAAAAGCAGCTGAATTATGCTGCGTGTGTGGAGTTTCAAATAGAGATGATGCCAATTGTTTATTGGAGTGTGGACATTGTTCAATTCGA ATCCATCAGGCTTGCTATGGGATTTCTAGAGTGCCAAAAGGGGATTGGTTTTGCAGACCATGCAGAACGAATTCTAAGGATGTT GCTTGTGTCCTCTGTGGTTATGGAGGTGGGGCCATGACTCGAGCATTTGGCAGCCGCCACATGGTGAAAGGTCTATTGAAAGCATGGGATATTAGGACAGAACCTCATATTATGAACATGGGTTCTGCTGAAGCCTTGTATG TTCCAGCAAAGATGGAGCTTCAGAACAATTTGGAAAGTGCAACACATCAGCTCCGTCCTTCGATAAAACCAGTGGTGCATAACAGCATAATATCAGGATTGTTTGATCCAACTGTTAAGCAGTGGGTTCATATGGTGTGTGGCTTATGGACTCCAGGAACAAGATGTCCTAATGTGGATACTATGAGTGCCTTTGATGTTTCTGGTCTTTCCCACTTGAAAGAACACATG GGTTGCTATATATGCAAACGAGCTGGTGGTTCATGCATACAGTGTAGGGTTGAGACGTGTTATACACATTTTCATCCTTGGTGCGCTCATCAGAAG GGTCTTCTGCAAAGCGAGGTTGAAGGAGTTGAGAGTGACAAGGTTGGTTTCTATGGAAGATGTATGCTTCATGCTAATTCCATAGCTTGTCACTCTAAGAATGATGCTGATACCAACAAGTCCAATTCCAATATTGAGAGGGAAGACGAGCCAACTTGTGCTAGAGAAAAG GATTATCAAGTAAAGCAATGGGGAATAAGAGGGCATTATTCTTCGTATCAACGTAGTGGTAAGAGTGGATGCTTTGTCACTCAGGTGCAATTAGATGCTTGGTCTTACATCAATCGACACAAGCTGAGGATGATTAGGCAGCCTAAATCTTCAGTTACAGATGTAGACCATGATTACCGG AAAGAATATACTCGATTCAAACAAGCAAAGGGATGGAAACATTTGGTAGTCTATAAATCTGGAATTCATGCTCTTGGTCTATACACATCTCAGTTTATTCAGCACGGTGCAATG GTTGTCGAGTATATCGGTGAGATAGTGGGACCCCGTGTTGCTGATAAAAGAGAGGCTGAGTATCTGTCTGGGAAAAAACTTCAGTATAAAAGTGCATGCTACTTTTTTAGGATAGATAAGGAGCAGATTATTGATGCAACCTGCAAAGGTGGGATAGCTCGGTTCGTCAACCATTCATGCCAG CCAAACTGCGTTGCCAAGGTGTTAACTGTCCGGGGTGAGAAGAAG GTTGTGTTTTTTGCTCAAAGAGATATTAACCCGGGGGAGGAGATAACGTATGATTATCATTTTAATCACGAGGATGAAGGGAAGAAAATTCCCTGTTTTTGCAATTCGAAAAACTGCAGGCGCTATTTAAATTAG